Proteins from one Clostridium cellulovorans 743B genomic window:
- a CDS encoding lytic transglycosylase domain-containing protein: MKKKKRSYKLLIVFLVVVLAVVNIKNIGRMIFPIKYDDVIIKYSTEYKLDPYLVVAIIKTESNFEPMARSNKEAIGLMQITPSTASWIAEKKGINNITEEELFNEETNISFGCWYLNNLYLEFKDWDLVIAAYNGGRGNVNKWLSNEEYSNDGKSLKYIPFEETDKYLEKVKHYQKVYRYFYEEKSIF, from the coding sequence ATGAAGAAAAAGAAAAGGTCCTATAAGCTATTAATAGTTTTTTTAGTCGTTGTACTAGCTGTTGTTAATATAAAAAACATAGGAAGAATGATATTTCCTATAAAATATGATGATGTTATAATTAAATATTCAACAGAATATAAATTAGACCCTTACTTAGTGGTGGCAATAATAAAAACAGAAAGTAATTTTGAACCTATGGCAAGATCAAATAAAGAGGCTATAGGACTTATGCAAATTACTCCATCAACGGCAAGTTGGATTGCTGAGAAAAAAGGGATAAATAATATAACAGAAGAAGAGTTATTTAATGAGGAAACAAATATTTCCTTTGGATGTTGGTATCTAAATAATTTGTATTTAGAATTTAAAGATTGGGATTTAGTTATAGCGGCTTATAATGGTGGAAGAGGTAATGTAAACAAATGGCTTAGCAATGAGGAATATTCAAATGATGGAAAAAGCCTTAAGTATATTCCTTTTGAAGAAACGGACAAATATTTAGAAAAGGTGAAGCATTATCAAAAGGTTTATAGATATTTTTATGAAGAAAAATCTATATTTTGA
- a CDS encoding nuclease-related domain-containing protein, with product MSKVYNGKSKLKKDRNIKLLKAILGFLVIGFMTFLFIRIDLKWYIALSVSGVSFIYSSYNIKRYRIISSGVNGENDVRRLLKSLPSNYTVFNNLLVPSATGRRELDLVVVGDNGIFVVEVKNHKGVITGNAASKTLTQNKRGQNGGDYSKPIDNPLIQLKSQMAALGTAVRKKGIQAYVDGMVYFCNEDCTVRLSGDACNVTDSEDVLIKYIKSSTKNKLSRKDKENTENLLKGYLQ from the coding sequence GTGAGTAAAGTATACAACGGGAAAAGTAAGCTTAAGAAGGATAGAAACATAAAATTATTAAAGGCTATCCTTGGATTTTTAGTTATAGGGTTCATGACATTTTTATTTATAAGAATAGATCTAAAATGGTATATAGCACTTTCTGTGTCAGGAGTATCTTTTATATATAGTTCCTATAATATAAAACGCTATAGAATTATAAGTTCAGGTGTTAATGGTGAAAATGATGTAAGAAGGCTATTAAAGTCTTTGCCAAGCAATTATACTGTATTTAATAATCTTTTAGTGCCTTCAGCTACTGGAAGACGTGAGCTAGATTTAGTGGTGGTAGGAGATAATGGTATCTTTGTTGTTGAGGTAAAAAACCACAAAGGTGTCATTACTGGAAATGCGGCAAGTAAAACTCTTACTCAGAATAAAAGAGGACAAAATGGTGGTGATTATTCAAAGCCTATTGATAATCCATTAATACAATTAAAAAGCCAAATGGCAGCTTTGGGTACAGCTGTTAGGAAAAAAGGTATACAAGCCTATGTAGATGGAATGGTATACTTTTGTAATGAAGATTGTACAGTAAGGCTTAGTGGTGACGCATGTAATGTTACTGATAGCGAAGATGTATTGATTAAATATATTAAAAGTTCCACAAAAAATAAGCTTTCAAGAAAAGATAAGGAAAACACTGAAAATTTATTAAAAGGGTATCTTCAATAA
- a CDS encoding P-II family nitrogen regulator, with product MKKLEIIINPGRLEELKEELNNLGIKGMMITNIMGFGNQKGTTQYYRGTEIEVNLLPKIKVEIVVSAEDLEGIIDSICKVVSTGNIGDGKIFIYNVEDAVRIRTGERGNSAI from the coding sequence ATGAAGAAATTAGAAATTATAATTAATCCAGGTAGATTAGAAGAACTTAAAGAAGAATTAAATAACCTAGGAATTAAAGGCATGATGATTACAAATATCATGGGGTTTGGTAATCAAAAAGGGACTACTCAATACTATAGAGGAACCGAAATAGAAGTAAACCTTTTACCAAAAATAAAAGTTGAAATAGTAGTATCAGCTGAGGATCTTGAAGGAATAATTGATAGTATTTGTAAGGTAGTTTCTACTGGAAATATTGGTGATGGAAAAATATTTATCTATAATGTAGAAGATGCAGTTCGTATTAGAACTGGCGAAAGAGGCAACTCTGCTATATAA
- the polA gene encoding DNA polymerase I, translating to MGKLVILDGHSLMNRAFYAIPPLTTAEGLHTNAIFGFINMLFKIREDIKPDYIVTTFDRKAPTFRHEEYQDYKAGRKRMPDELHEQFEPLKDILSKMAINIFEIDGFEADDLIGTLAVKAESEGIEVYIVTGDRDALQLASDNIKVLLTKKGVSEREVYDRNRMIEDYGVTPTQFIDVKGLMGDASDNIPGVPGIGEKTAYKLIKEYGSIEGVLDNLDKLKGKIKENLESHCEDAIFSKKLATIITNVPIDIDLDDIKSQEAYDVKALRELFFKYQFKSLINKLPEEENQGQKPAVEVVIEKISTLVDFEKLTENVDTELFIVHEISGKEKFSLMKLEKLYIHNSKSYEIEVQKLFEENEEKSKEYLKKLFENTSEKIIHNAKNLFTVLSKLDIDINNFVFDTEIAAYLIESSDKEYTLKTLFETYLHETYQDISQEISNLSNLYQRLKEKIKELQMEDLLYKIELPLVKVLADMEKVGFKVDREQLDQLREKFINEITVSQKEIYEMAGEEFNISSPKQLGKILFEKLDLPVIKKTKTGYSTNAEVLEKLKDKHPIIDKITYYRQLTKLNSTYVEGLIHVIDQDGRIHSSFNQTVTTTGRLSSTEPNLQNIPIKYEMGRAIRKVFVPNDEESLILSADYSQIELRVLAHMADDENMKTAYLEHIDIHTKTASEVFNLPLDQVTKEKRSAAKAVNFGIVYGISDFALSEDLKISKKEAKQYIDTYFSRYPKVKEYISSTIAKAEKELYVNTIFNRRRFIPEITSSNKIVKALGDRLAMNAPIQGSAADIIKLAMVNVSKRLKEEKLKSSLILQVHDEIILNVYKDELETVKELVKKEMESVIDFSVPLEVDINTGTTWYDAK from the coding sequence GTGGGAAAATTAGTTATTTTAGATGGTCATAGTCTCATGAATAGAGCATTTTATGCAATACCACCCCTAACGACTGCAGAAGGACTTCACACTAATGCTATTTTTGGTTTTATAAATATGCTTTTTAAGATCAGGGAAGATATAAAACCTGATTATATAGTAACAACTTTTGATAGAAAGGCGCCGACATTTAGGCATGAAGAGTATCAGGATTATAAAGCTGGACGAAAAAGGATGCCTGATGAACTTCATGAGCAATTTGAGCCTTTAAAAGATATTTTATCAAAAATGGCTATCAATATTTTTGAAATCGATGGTTTTGAAGCTGATGATTTAATTGGAACTTTAGCTGTAAAGGCTGAGAGTGAAGGTATAGAAGTATACATAGTAACAGGAGATAGGGACGCACTTCAGCTTGCTTCAGATAACATAAAAGTATTACTTACGAAAAAAGGCGTATCTGAAAGGGAAGTTTACGATAGAAACCGTATGATAGAGGATTATGGTGTTACACCAACCCAGTTTATTGATGTAAAAGGATTAATGGGGGATGCTTCTGATAATATTCCGGGAGTTCCTGGCATAGGTGAAAAAACAGCGTATAAGTTAATAAAGGAATATGGATCTATAGAAGGAGTTTTAGATAATTTAGATAAACTAAAAGGAAAGATAAAAGAAAATCTAGAAAGTCATTGTGAGGATGCGATATTTAGTAAAAAGCTAGCGACAATAATTACGAATGTACCAATAGATATAGATTTAGATGATATAAAATCTCAAGAAGCCTATGATGTGAAGGCACTTAGAGAATTGTTTTTTAAGTATCAATTTAAAAGTCTTATAAATAAGTTGCCAGAAGAAGAAAATCAAGGACAAAAGCCAGCTGTGGAAGTAGTTATAGAAAAAATAAGTACATTAGTTGACTTTGAAAAACTTACAGAAAACGTAGATACTGAGCTTTTCATAGTACATGAAATATCAGGAAAAGAAAAGTTTTCGCTTATGAAATTAGAAAAGCTATATATACATAATTCAAAATCCTATGAAATAGAAGTACAAAAACTTTTTGAAGAGAACGAAGAAAAATCTAAAGAATATCTAAAAAAGTTATTTGAAAATACTTCTGAGAAGATTATTCATAATGCAAAAAACCTATTTACAGTCTTAAGTAAGTTGGATATAGATATAAATAATTTTGTTTTTGATACAGAAATCGCTGCTTATTTAATAGAATCCAGTGATAAAGAGTATACGCTAAAAACTCTTTTTGAAACTTATTTGCATGAAACATATCAAGATATTTCTCAAGAAATATCAAATCTTAGCAATTTATATCAAAGATTAAAGGAAAAAATCAAAGAACTTCAAATGGAGGACCTTTTATATAAAATAGAGTTGCCATTAGTGAAGGTTCTAGCAGATATGGAGAAAGTAGGCTTTAAAGTTGACAGAGAGCAACTCGACCAATTAAGAGAAAAGTTTATCAATGAAATTACTGTATCTCAAAAGGAAATATATGAAATGGCTGGAGAAGAGTTCAACATAAGTTCTCCAAAGCAACTAGGTAAGATACTTTTTGAAAAGTTAGATTTACCTGTAATCAAAAAGACAAAGACAGGTTATTCTACTAATGCAGAAGTACTTGAAAAGCTTAAGGATAAGCATCCTATAATAGATAAAATTACATACTATAGACAGTTGACTAAACTTAATTCTACCTATGTTGAAGGGCTTATTCATGTAATTGATCAAGATGGAAGGATACATTCTAGTTTTAATCAAACAGTTACAACTACTGGTAGATTATCAAGTACAGAACCGAATCTTCAGAATATACCTATAAAATATGAGATGGGTAGAGCTATTAGAAAGGTTTTTGTTCCTAATGATGAAGAGAGTTTAATATTATCAGCAGACTATTCTCAAATTGAATTAAGAGTATTAGCGCATATGGCTGATGATGAAAATATGAAAACTGCATATTTAGAGCATATAGATATTCATACAAAAACTGCTTCTGAAGTTTTTAACCTTCCTTTAGACCAAGTTACTAAAGAAAAAAGAAGTGCAGCAAAAGCAGTTAACTTTGGAATAGTTTATGGTATAAGTGATTTTGCATTAAGCGAAGATTTAAAAATATCCAAAAAGGAAGCAAAACAATATATAGATACTTATTTTAGTAGATATCCTAAAGTTAAAGAATATATCAGTAGTACAATAGCTAAAGCTGAAAAAGAGCTGTATGTAAATACGATTTTTAATAGAAGAAGATTTATACCTGAAATAACATCCTCAAATAAGATTGTTAAAGCATTAGGAGACAGATTGGCAATGAATGCTCCAATTCAAGGAAGTGCTGCAGATATAATAAAATTAGCTATGGTAAATGTCTCCAAAAGGTTAAAAGAAGAAAAATTAAAATCTTCATTAATACTTCAAGTGCACGACGAAATAATTCTAAATGTCTATAAGGATGAACTTGAAACAGTAAAAGAACTTGTTAAAAAAGAGATGGAATCAGTTATTGATTTTTCTGTTCCTTTAGAGGTAGATATAAACACAGGAACTACTTGGTATGATGCGAAATAA
- a CDS encoding DUF554 domain-containing protein — MLGTIINFLSILLGGIIGLLLKGKLSEKISTTIVNGLALCVLYIGISGVLKSNNTLLVVISIALGAFIGEVIDIDKRINSLGIKLEKSLKTYNQGSISEGFVTSTLLFCVGAMAIVGSLESGLKGNHSIIYTKSILDGVSSIIFASSLGIGVLISSISVLVYQGIIVLGASSLTNILSPEVVTEISAVGSLLILGLGLNMLGIVKIKVANLLPAMLIPIIYLAIF, encoded by the coding sequence ATGCTTGGAACCATAATAAATTTTCTCTCAATTTTATTAGGAGGAATCATTGGTTTATTACTTAAAGGTAAGTTATCTGAAAAAATTAGTACCACAATAGTCAATGGTTTGGCTTTGTGTGTTCTTTATATTGGGATTAGTGGGGTACTTAAGTCAAATAATACACTTTTAGTAGTCATATCTATAGCCTTAGGTGCTTTCATCGGAGAAGTTATAGATATAGATAAACGTATTAACTCTCTAGGTATAAAATTGGAAAAGAGCCTTAAGACTTACAATCAAGGCTCTATATCAGAAGGATTTGTAACTTCAACTCTACTTTTTTGCGTAGGTGCAATGGCTATAGTAGGTTCTCTTGAAAGTGGACTAAAAGGAAATCATTCAATAATTTATACTAAATCTATTTTAGATGGTGTTTCATCTATTATTTTCGCATCATCCTTAGGAATAGGCGTACTTATATCTTCCATATCAGTACTTGTTTATCAAGGTATAATCGTTTTGGGAGCTTCATCTCTTACTAATATACTTAGTCCTGAAGTAGTAACAGAAATCTCAGCTGTAGGAAGTCTTCTTATTTTAGGTTTAGGACTAAATATGCTCGGAATTGTTAAAATAAAGGTTGCTAATCTTTTACCAGCTATGTTAATTCCCATAATTTATTTAGCAATATTTTAG
- a CDS encoding DUF1648 domain-containing protein, which yields MKKYKKRPIFKLPLSEFEAIVEIIDILMLVFSTIITYRYWGLLQERVPTHFNLIGQISEWGGKGSLLLMPIAMVIIYFFITILEKYPHIYNYPKPITKETAKNQYRIARQCLMIIKTIILSFLSYFYWQSIQSAILLKRNLNFWFILIFIVALFSTLGYYIYKLINNSEVI from the coding sequence ATGAAAAAATATAAGAAAAGACCTATTTTTAAACTTCCACTCTCAGAATTTGAAGCTATCGTAGAGATAATTGATATATTGATGTTAGTTTTTAGCACAATAATTACTTATAGATATTGGGGGTTATTGCAGGAAAGAGTTCCAACTCACTTTAATTTAATAGGGCAAATTTCTGAATGGGGTGGAAAAGGGAGTCTTTTATTGATGCCAATTGCTATGGTCATTATTTATTTCTTTATAACGATTCTAGAAAAGTACCCCCATATATATAATTATCCGAAACCAATAACAAAGGAAACAGCAAAAAATCAATATAGAATAGCTAGACAATGTTTAATGATAATTAAAACAATAATATTATCATTCCTTTCATATTTTTATTGGCAGAGTATTCAAAGTGCAATACTATTAAAGAGAAATCTAAATTTTTGGTTTATCCTTATTTTTATAGTAGCGCTTTTTTCAACTTTGGGATACTATATCTATAAGCTTATAAATAACTCAGAGGTTATTTAA
- a CDS encoding metallophosphoesterase has product MFEAKYIFSLLIIIILYIVFEIKFIKTNRLVIKTDKIDNGDYIKIFQLSDYHNSKVNSQIISKIREERPDIVVITGDIIDKRTKSYKNVYSLLRKIVEINKRVYFVNGNHEWKSGKLFEFLEHLENIGIKLLNNKMDIVEVRGMKINLCGIDCFPIYCDFEEAKNNLDSNTYTILLSHKPQITRFEGVSKIDLILSGHTHGGQIRLPFIRPFLKDKDGISSRYDKGLFNIRNLKLYIDSGVGTTRFPIRLFVRGQISLITLTSNN; this is encoded by the coding sequence ATGTTTGAAGCCAAATATATATTTAGTTTACTGATAATAATAATTTTATATATTGTTTTTGAAATAAAGTTTATAAAGACTAATAGATTAGTAATAAAGACAGATAAAATCGATAATGGTGATTACATAAAGATATTTCAACTTAGTGATTATCATAATTCAAAGGTTAACTCTCAAATTATTTCGAAGATTAGGGAAGAGAGACCAGATATAGTAGTAATTACTGGAGATATAATAGATAAACGAACAAAATCATATAAAAATGTATACAGTTTATTAAGAAAAATAGTTGAGATAAATAAACGAGTGTATTTTGTAAATGGAAATCACGAATGGAAGAGTGGTAAGTTATTTGAGTTTCTAGAACACCTTGAGAATATAGGGATAAAACTTTTGAACAATAAGATGGATATAGTGGAAGTAAGAGGAATGAAAATTAATTTATGTGGAATAGATTGTTTCCCTATATATTGCGATTTTGAGGAAGCAAAAAATAATTTAGATAGTAATACTTATACTATATTATTATCTCATAAGCCACAGATTACAAGGTTTGAAGGGGTTTCAAAAATTGATTTAATTTTAAGTGGGCATACTCACGGCGGACAGATAAGATTACCATTCATAAGACCATTTTTAAAGGATAAGGATGGGATTTCTTCTAGGTATGATAAAGGGTTATTTAATATAAGAAATCTTAAACTATATATTGACAGTGGCGTTGGTACTACAAGGTTTCCAATAAGACTTTTTGTTAGGGGGCAAATTTCTTTAATAACTTTGACTTCTAACAATTAG
- the coaE gene encoding dephospho-CoA kinase (Dephospho-CoA kinase (CoaE) performs the final step in coenzyme A biosynthesis.), whose translation MIKVGITGGIGSGKSTISKYLIKEGYRIIDADIISREVLIKYPEILNNIRTTFGEEYFCGNSLNRAKLGEVVFKDQEKKQLLEDIIIPYIIKEIDGKFEKYQKHGLKIVFLDAPTLIENNLHKTMDKNILVWVDRETQENRVATRDKLSLDQVNDRIDAQLPLDEKKKYVDYIIDNTGSVEETYQQIDKLLKVLKGEK comes from the coding sequence ATGATAAAGGTTGGAATTACAGGAGGAATAGGTTCAGGAAAAAGTACTATTTCAAAATATCTTATAAAAGAAGGCTATAGAATTATTGATGCAGATATTATAAGTAGAGAAGTTTTGATTAAGTATCCTGAGATCCTTAATAATATTAGAACTACTTTTGGAGAAGAATATTTTTGTGGGAATAGTTTAAATAGAGCAAAGCTTGGTGAAGTTGTTTTTAAAGATCAAGAAAAAAAGCAACTTTTAGAGGATATAATAATTCCATATATAATAAAAGAAATAGATGGAAAATTTGAAAAGTATCAGAAACATGGGCTCAAAATAGTTTTTTTAGATGCTCCTACATTAATTGAAAATAACCTTCATAAAACCATGGATAAAAATATCTTAGTTTGGGTAGATAGAGAAACACAAGAGAATAGAGTGGCAACTAGGGATAAGTTATCATTAGATCAAGTCAATGATAGGATAGATGCTCAACTTCCTTTAGATGAGAAAAAAAAGTATGTAGATTACATTATAGATAATACTGGTAGTGTGGAAGAGACATATCAGCAAATTGATAAATTATTAAAGGTGTTAAAGGGGGAAAAATGA
- the proC gene encoding pyrroline-5-carboxylate reductase, which produces MNKKIGLIGSGNMAQAIIGGIINSKLTNSENIVVSDKSEEALNTVKEKYKVETTTDNVYVASKSEILILAVKPNIYPVVIKEIKGAVDDSTIIVSIAAGKSISSIESAFGKPIKLIRVMPNTPAMVGEGMAALCPNTEVPEDEISDVLAIFNSFGKGEVIDEKLIDAVTAVSGSSPAYVYMFIEALADGAVLQGMPRDKAYKFAAQAVLGSAKMVLETGEHPGKLKDNVCSPGGTTIEAVATLEKLGFRSAVISAVNTCAEKSQKMSQ; this is translated from the coding sequence ATGAATAAGAAAATAGGATTGATAGGCAGCGGTAATATGGCTCAAGCTATCATTGGTGGAATAATAAATTCAAAGCTTACTAATTCAGAAAACATAGTAGTTAGTGACAAATCTGAAGAAGCTTTAAATACTGTAAAAGAAAAATACAAAGTTGAAACTACAACTGATAATGTATATGTTGCTTCAAAGTCAGAAATATTAATTTTGGCTGTAAAACCAAACATATATCCTGTAGTTATAAAGGAAATTAAAGGAGCGGTTGATGATTCTACAATAATCGTATCTATTGCTGCTGGAAAATCTATAAGTTCAATAGAATCAGCATTTGGAAAACCTATAAAATTAATAAGAGTAATGCCTAATACTCCTGCCATGGTAGGTGAAGGAATGGCTGCCCTTTGCCCTAACACAGAAGTTCCAGAAGATGAAATATCTGATGTCCTTGCTATTTTCAATAGCTTTGGTAAAGGAGAAGTAATAGATGAAAAACTTATCGATGCAGTTACTGCCGTTAGTGGATCATCCCCTGCTTATGTTTATATGTTTATCGAAGCTCTTGCTGATGGTGCTGTACTTCAAGGTATGCCAAGAGACAAAGCATATAAATTTGCTGCTCAAGCAGTTCTTGGTTCTGCAAAAATGGTGTTAGAAACAGGTGAACATCCTGGAAAACTTAAAGACAACGTATGCTCACCAGGAGGTACAACTATTGAAGCTGTAGCAACTTTAGAAAAGCTTGGCTTTAGATCTGCTGTTATAAGTGCTGTAAATACTTGTGCAGAAAAATCACAAAAAATGAGCCAATAA
- a CDS encoding NAD-dependent protein deacylase, which produces MSIERLTEIIRNSDNIVFFGGAGVSTESNIPDFRSSNGLFNEKLNITFTPEQLVSHTFYIKYPEEFFKFYKDKLIYPKAKPNAAHLALAKLEDLGKLKAIVTQNIDGLHQAAGSKNVFELHGSVHRNYCLKCHSSYDAKFILEAKGIPTCTKCGGNVKPDVVLYEEGLDDDIVTGAVEAISKADVLIIGGTSLVVYPAASLIRYYNGNKLVLINKSETPYDNNADLVINDSIGKVLSSVMEKL; this is translated from the coding sequence ATGAGTATAGAAAGATTAACAGAAATAATAAGAAACAGTGATAATATAGTGTTTTTTGGTGGTGCAGGGGTTAGTACTGAGTCTAATATTCCAGATTTTAGAAGTTCCAATGGTTTATTTAATGAAAAGCTAAATATTACATTCACTCCAGAGCAATTAGTGTCACATACATTTTATATTAAGTATCCTGAGGAATTTTTTAAGTTTTACAAAGATAAACTCATTTATCCAAAGGCAAAACCTAATGCAGCTCATTTAGCTTTAGCTAAGCTTGAAGACCTTGGTAAGTTAAAAGCTATTGTAACACAGAATATTGATGGGCTTCATCAAGCGGCAGGCTCTAAAAACGTTTTTGAACTTCACGGATCGGTTCATAGAAATTACTGTTTAAAGTGCCATTCTTCTTACGATGCAAAATTTATTTTAGAGGCTAAAGGTATTCCAACCTGTACTAAGTGTGGTGGTAATGTAAAACCTGATGTAGTTCTTTACGAAGAAGGTTTAGATGACGATATAGTTACAGGGGCAGTGGAAGCCATTTCAAAAGCTGACGTATTGATAATCGGAGGTACTTCTTTAGTTGTTTATCCAGCAGCATCACTTATAAGATATTATAATGGAAATAAGTTAGTATTAATCAATAAGTCAGAAACACCATATGACAATAATGCAGACTTAGTTATTAATGATTCAATAGGAAAAGTCTTAAGTTCAGTGATGGAGAAGCTATAA
- a CDS encoding HutD family protein, whose product MNYSVELLRQENYKPTFWSGGMATELTTYPLNSDYASKNFLWRLGVAKIDIPESTFSSLPKISRKLMVIEGSLTLEHENKYKKLLSSFEQDDFMGDWTTKTYGKSSVFNLMTRENYDGELLHLNIGPGKQLKFQYKTSLNKSLVAICFYTVNGGFNSTIDNKIFETVKNDLVLVNCINSSYTHEFMLYNNSLETTDIIVSIIYCN is encoded by the coding sequence ATGAATTATAGTGTAGAATTACTAAGGCAAGAAAATTATAAGCCAACATTTTGGTCTGGAGGCATGGCTACAGAATTGACAACTTATCCTTTAAATTCTGATTATGCCAGTAAAAATTTTTTATGGAGATTGGGAGTTGCTAAGATTGATATACCAGAATCTACTTTTAGCAGTCTACCAAAAATTTCGCGTAAATTGATGGTTATAGAAGGAAGCTTAACTCTTGAACACGAAAATAAGTACAAGAAGCTACTTAGTTCCTTTGAACAAGACGATTTTATGGGCGATTGGACAACTAAAACTTATGGTAAATCTTCTGTTTTCAATTTGATGACAAGAGAAAATTATGATGGTGAATTACTTCATCTTAACATTGGCCCTGGTAAACAACTTAAATTCCAATATAAAACCTCATTAAATAAATCTTTAGTAGCAATTTGCTTTTATACTGTAAATGGTGGATTTAATTCTACTATTGATAATAAAATTTTTGAAACTGTTAAAAATGATTTAGTATTAGTTAACTGTATAAATTCAAGCTATACTCATGAATTCATGCTTTATAACAACTCTTTAGAAACTACTGATATAATAGTAAGCATAATTTATTGTAACTAG
- the hydF gene encoding [FeFe] hydrogenase H-cluster maturation GTPase HydF — protein sequence MSLNATPRSERVHIALFGKRNAGKSSVINAITNQQLSIVSDIEGTTTDPVYKSIEILPIGPCVIIDTAGLDDVGELGDLRRNKTLEVLNKTDIALIVADSTKGITGYDKEIIAEVKKKKIPLMILMNKIDERNFEVNEIENLKKEFDCEVLKVSAVTKVGINEVKEKISFLIPQDKENFRLLEGLVEPKDVVVLVTPIDTGAPKGRMILPQQQVIRELLDSDAIAMVTKENTLKETLESLKESPKLVITDSQAFSKVSKVVPKDIKLTGFSIVFARYKGELTELIKGVKVLEKLKDGDKILISEACTHHRQEDDIGAVKIPKWIKEKTGKNLEFHHSSGGTFTEDVKKYSLIVHCGACMINRKAMLKRIDDAKVYQVPIVNYGILIAYLNGMLDRALEPFPDAKNIYENKE from the coding sequence ATGAGTTTAAATGCAACACCAAGAAGTGAAAGAGTACATATAGCTTTGTTTGGGAAAAGAAATGCAGGAAAATCTAGTGTAATAAATGCCATAACAAATCAACAATTATCGATAGTATCTGACATTGAAGGAACTACAACAGATCCTGTATATAAGTCTATTGAAATATTGCCCATTGGACCTTGCGTTATAATAGATACAGCAGGACTTGATGATGTTGGGGAACTTGGAGATTTAAGAAGAAATAAAACCCTTGAAGTTCTAAATAAAACTGATATTGCTCTAATTGTAGCAGATAGTACAAAAGGAATAACAGGCTATGATAAAGAAATCATAGCAGAAGTGAAGAAAAAGAAAATTCCTTTGATGATTCTAATGAATAAAATAGATGAAAGAAACTTTGAAGTTAATGAAATTGAGAATTTAAAAAAAGAGTTTGATTGTGAGGTTCTTAAAGTTTCAGCAGTTACGAAAGTTGGAATAAATGAGGTTAAAGAAAAGATAAGTTTTTTAATTCCTCAAGATAAAGAGAATTTTAGATTATTAGAAGGACTTGTAGAACCAAAAGATGTAGTAGTTCTTGTTACTCCAATTGATACAGGTGCTCCAAAGGGAAGAATGATTCTTCCACAGCAACAAGTAATAAGGGAACTTTTAGATAGTGATGCTATAGCTATGGTTACAAAAGAAAATACATTAAAAGAAACTTTGGAAAGCTTAAAGGAGTCCCCAAAACTTGTAATAACTGATTCTCAAGCTTTTTCAAAGGTGTCCAAAGTAGTCCCAAAGGACATAAAATTAACAGGGTTCTCTATAGTTTTTGCAAGATATAAGGGAGAACTTACAGAACTGATCAAAGGTGTTAAAGTACTAGAGAAACTAAAGGATGGAGATAAAATTCTTATTTCAGAGGCTTGCACTCATCATAGGCAGGAAGATGATATTGGAGCGGTGAAAATTCCCAAGTGGATTAAAGAAAAAACCGGCAAGAATCTGGAGTTTCATCATAGCTCAGGAGGAACTTTTACTGAAGATGTTAAGAAGTATTCTTTGATAGTGCACTGTGGAGCCTGCATGATAAATAGAAAGGCAATGCTTAAACGAATTGATGATGCCAAAGTATATCAGGTACCAATAGTAAACTATGGAATACTAATAGCTTATTTGAATGGAATGTTAGATAGAGCCTTAGAACCATTCCCTGACGCTAAAAATATTTATGAAAACAAGGAATAG